CCGCGTGCTGCTCGACCTGCGCCACGGCAGAGTGACCGGCGCGGCGGTGCTGGTTCCGTGATCAGGCCGTTTTGGCCATTTCCTGTCTGATGGTGTCGATGAGATCGTCGAGATTCGAAATCTTGTCGATTCGCTCTTTGTTCAGCAGAATCTCGATTTTATCGTTTTTCCGGAGAATGACCGGGTAGTCGAACGCGAGATCGTACTTTCGCTCGAATTCATCCCGGTGAAAAAACTCCATCGGCAGGCCGATGCTTGTGCGGAACTCCCTCCAGCGCACCTTTTCGCCGAGCGTGTCCTGCGTCAACTCGCAGAGGCTGCAATGGTAGGTCGATGGGCTGAGCGCTTTGTGCCCGGTATCGAGCAGTGCACTGGCCGTTCCGCTGTCGGTGCTATAGATGAAAATCAGTGAAGTCGTCATGTGATGTCTATGCAGTTGCAGCAGTTCGCATTTTTTTGGTCACTCTTTTCAGGTAACGCCTGTGTTTATGGAAACGATTCTTTAAGGAGAGATTTCGAATCTGCATTGAAACACCTGAAGTGTCGATGCGTATCGGTTGAACATCGCGTTTCGGATATAAAAGGTAAATCTGTATTTTCGTGAAAATGCCGTACCAGATGGTATTTGCGGTACAGCTTTTTCTGACCCGGTTTTCTGTTCGCGATAGCATTTCAACCCTTTAGCTTCTATCGTTATGAAACCCATCCGCATTGACGATTATTGCTTCGACCGCATTCATCTCTGGTTGCAGTACGATGCCTGCGTTCCGCAGTTCATCGAAATGGTGGTCGAGGTGTTCTATCCGGCCAACCGCAAGGCCAACGGTCTTGTGATGTTCGACCACGGCTTCCTGATCGGCAATGACCTGCTCTGGTATCCAAAAAAGATCGCTGGAATGCTGCTCGACGACAATCCGCTCTTC
This genomic window from Chlorobaculum limnaeum contains:
- a CDS encoding GTPase, with the translated sequence MTTSLIFIYSTDSGTASALLDTGHKALSPSTYHCSLCELTQDTLGEKVRWREFRTSIGLPMEFFHRDEFERKYDLAFDYPVILRKNDKIEILLNKERIDKISNLDDLIDTIRQEMAKTA